In Pedobacter sp. WC2423, the following are encoded in one genomic region:
- a CDS encoding Nif3-like dinuclear metal center hexameric protein has product MRLAVITKHLEAYAPLNYQEDYDNSGLLTGDMNQEITGALVALDCTEDIVDEAIARNCNLIITHHPIVFKGLKKFTGKNYVERVIVKAIKHNIALYAIHTNLDSVQNGVNGVICKRLGLKQPKILAPKNGILKKLVTFCPTAQVTRLREALFAAGAGNIANYSECSFNAVGVGTFKASAGTQPFVGQQGVQHQEPEVRIETVFLIQDERKVLLALLENHPYEEVAYDIYPLENKLNTVGAGMVGWLEEEMDMADFLRFVKSRMNVSVIRHTKDTGRKIKKVAVCGGSGSFLLGNALAAGADAFITADFKYHEFFDADGKLIIADIGHFESEQFTSDLLVDILQRKFPELAVRLTEVDTNPINYFY; this is encoded by the coding sequence ATGAGATTAGCTGTAATTACTAAACATCTGGAGGCTTATGCACCGTTAAATTATCAGGAAGATTATGATAATTCGGGCTTGCTGACGGGAGATATGAACCAGGAAATCACAGGGGCTTTAGTTGCGCTTGATTGTACTGAAGATATTGTTGATGAGGCCATTGCCAGAAACTGTAATCTGATTATTACGCATCATCCGATTGTTTTCAAAGGATTGAAAAAGTTTACGGGCAAGAACTATGTAGAGCGCGTTATTGTTAAAGCGATTAAGCATAACATTGCTTTATATGCGATCCATACGAATCTTGATAGTGTACAAAATGGAGTGAATGGAGTGATTTGTAAACGTCTGGGCTTAAAACAGCCGAAAATTCTTGCACCTAAAAACGGAATCCTGAAAAAGCTGGTTACTTTCTGCCCAACGGCGCAGGTGACCAGGTTAAGAGAGGCTCTTTTTGCTGCGGGAGCAGGAAATATTGCGAATTATAGTGAATGTAGTTTTAATGCAGTGGGTGTAGGTACGTTTAAGGCTTCGGCTGGTACACAGCCTTTTGTTGGTCAGCAAGGGGTGCAGCACCAGGAGCCTGAAGTTAGAATTGAGACTGTATTTTTAATTCAGGACGAAAGGAAAGTATTGCTCGCATTGCTTGAAAATCATCCTTATGAAGAGGTTGCCTATGATATCTATCCACTTGAAAATAAATTAAATACCGTTGGAGCTGGAATGGTCGGCTGGTTGGAAGAAGAGATGGATATGGCAGATTTTCTGAGGTTTGTAAAATCGAGGATGAATGTCAGCGTGATCAGGCATACGAAAGATACGGGCCGGAAAATTAAAAAGGTGGCTGTTTGCGGCGGTTCTGGTAGTTTTTTGCTGGGAAATGCGCTTGCAGCTGGTGCCGATGCTTTTATTACGGCAGATTTCAAGTATCATGAGTTTTTTGATGCGGACGGAAAGCTGATTATTGCTGATATCGGACATTTTGAAAGTGAGCAGTTCACTTCTGATTTACTAGTAGATATCCTGCAAAGGAAATTTCCTGAACTGGCGGTTCGTTTAACGGAAGTTGATACCAATCCGATCAATTACTTTTATTAA
- a CDS encoding zinc ribbon domain-containing protein encodes MEQTVEQKLKALYELQTLHTKIDKIRQIRGELPMEVADLEDEVAGLDTRIQKFKAELDETEDAIVTRKNMIKESQALIKKYDTQLKEVKNNREYDALTKEVEIQSLEIQVCEKKIREYGFDISSKTEVYEKALADQESRKKDLEIKRGELQTITSETEKDEQVLNKKAEKAESVIEERLLIAYRRLRGNANNGLAVVTIDRDSCSGCFNQIPPQRQLDIRQRKKIIVCEHCGRILVDEALTLENVPA; translated from the coding sequence ATGGAACAAACTGTAGAGCAAAAGCTGAAAGCTTTATACGAATTACAAACCCTTCATACAAAAATTGATAAAATACGTCAGATTCGTGGTGAATTGCCAATGGAAGTGGCTGATTTAGAAGATGAAGTAGCGGGATTGGATACACGTATACAAAAATTCAAAGCTGAATTGGATGAAACCGAAGATGCTATTGTAACACGTAAAAATATGATCAAGGAATCTCAGGCTTTGATTAAAAAATATGATACTCAGTTAAAAGAGGTAAAAAATAATCGTGAGTATGATGCTTTAACAAAAGAAGTAGAGATCCAATCTCTTGAAATTCAGGTTTGTGAAAAGAAAATCAGAGAATATGGATTTGATATCTCTTCTAAAACTGAAGTTTATGAGAAAGCTTTAGCTGATCAGGAGTCAAGAAAGAAAGACCTGGAAATCAAAAGAGGAGAATTACAAACGATTACATCTGAAACTGAAAAAGACGAGCAGGTTTTAAATAAAAAAGCGGAGAAAGCTGAGTCTGTAATTGAAGAAAGATTATTAATTGCTTACAGAAGATTAAGAGGAAACGCGAACAATGGACTTGCTGTGGTAACTATCGACCGTGATTCTTGTTCCGGATGTTTCAACCAAATCCCACCTCAACGTCAGTTAGATATTCGTCAGCGTAAAAAAATCATCGTATGTGAGCATTGCGGAAGGATTTTAGTTGATGAGGCTTTAACATTAGAAAATGTACCAGCGTAA
- a CDS encoding tol-pal system YbgF family protein, with amino-acid sequence MPAKRKFILLFRYCLFPLFLILPGTVHANFDFNANCLKAYQLIFELKINAAKQLIAAEKTAHPGNSIVPLLENYADYFYLITVESKQDFDRLKDEKSRRLSQIEDDDDKSPYYLYAQAEINLQWALLRSRYGEYFTAAREIKKANSLLQDNSKKFPGFHLNGKGLGLINVFLGNLPDGTLKNMLSTFGVKGDVQKGLLMLDKLAQNLPRSAFEPFYEEVIFYYSYVLSDVIHSPDAYAKTMKYTARISDSSLLKAYLQAYVCARNGHNDEAIAILAKRPAGEGYQAFPYLELLMGTAKLNKLDYSASTNFKRFLQLNKGVNYIKDANLHLSWVALLNGDTGAYKGYIAKVKSTGYTYAEKDKQAMNEAGAPAPDKKLLKSRLLFDGGYYAKALDILAGENASAYKDIKDKVEFYYRMGRIYDALDKDDSALQAYQNAITYGKNLKYYYAATSALNMGKIYGKKKNDARAKAYFNQAINMKNHEYENSIETQAKDGLKKLGN; translated from the coding sequence ATGCCCGCCAAAAGGAAATTCATCCTCCTGTTCAGATATTGTCTCTTTCCCCTGTTTTTAATCCTTCCTGGTACAGTTCATGCTAATTTTGATTTTAATGCCAACTGTTTAAAAGCTTATCAATTGATATTTGAGCTTAAAATTAATGCAGCGAAGCAACTGATTGCGGCTGAGAAAACCGCGCATCCTGGAAATTCTATAGTACCTTTATTAGAGAACTATGCAGATTATTTTTATCTGATTACCGTAGAAAGTAAACAAGATTTTGACAGGTTAAAAGATGAAAAATCACGCAGGCTCAGTCAGATTGAGGATGACGATGATAAATCTCCTTATTATCTGTATGCACAGGCAGAGATCAATTTACAATGGGCTTTATTAAGAAGCCGTTATGGAGAGTATTTTACAGCTGCGAGAGAAATCAAAAAAGCAAACAGTCTTTTGCAGGATAATAGTAAGAAATTTCCGGGATTTCATTTAAATGGTAAAGGGCTGGGCTTGATCAATGTCTTTTTGGGAAATCTTCCTGATGGTACGCTAAAGAACATGCTTTCTACTTTTGGTGTCAAAGGTGATGTACAAAAGGGATTGTTAATGCTGGATAAACTTGCCCAAAATCTTCCCCGGTCTGCGTTTGAGCCCTTTTACGAAGAAGTAATCTTCTATTATTCTTATGTTTTATCTGATGTGATCCATTCTCCGGATGCCTATGCTAAAACTATGAAGTATACGGCCAGAATTTCTGACAGCAGCTTGTTGAAGGCTTATTTGCAGGCTTACGTTTGTGCCCGGAATGGCCATAATGACGAAGCAATAGCTATTTTGGCGAAACGGCCTGCTGGTGAAGGTTATCAGGCATTTCCTTATCTGGAACTTTTAATGGGAACCGCAAAACTGAATAAACTGGATTATTCTGCTAGTACTAATTTTAAAAGGTTTTTGCAGTTAAATAAAGGCGTGAATTACATTAAAGACGCTAATCTTCACTTGTCATGGGTGGCTTTATTAAATGGCGATACAGGGGCTTATAAAGGCTATATAGCTAAAGTAAAAAGTACAGGGTATACTTACGCTGAAAAAGATAAGCAAGCGATGAATGAGGCTGGTGCTCCTGCCCCCGATAAGAAGTTATTAAAATCCAGATTATTATTTGATGGCGGATATTATGCAAAAGCACTGGATATATTAGCTGGAGAGAATGCTTCAGCTTATAAAGACATCAAAGATAAAGTGGAGTTTTATTACCGCATGGGCAGAATTTATGATGCACTGGATAAAGATGACAGTGCTTTACAAGCTTATCAGAATGCTATAACCTATGGGAAAAATTTAAAGTATTACTATGCGGCGACTTCTGCTCTGAATATGGGTAAAATCTATGGGAAGAAAAAAAATGATGCCAGGGCTAAAGCTTACTTTAACCAGGCAATCAATATGAAAAATCATGAATATGAGAATAGTATTGAAACTCAGGCCAAAGATGGCCTGAAGAAACTTGGCAATTAA
- a CDS encoding 3-oxoacyl-ACP synthase III family protein, protein MGNKKHISSVIAGTGSYIPEKIVSGDSFLNSTFYENGLIIEKDNADIISKFSEITEIIERRYIDDNLLNSNIAAIAAQRALDDAKIDKETLDHIIVCHNFGDIHHGSNRMDILPSLAAKVKQQLDIVNPDCVSYDIIFGCPGWVQGTIQANYLIQSGDAKRVLVIGSETLSRIIDPHDRDSMIFSDGAGAVVFEGVENEEPIGIIAHKTQTFAGNFASLLYMAKSCNPGATDGNTYMKMNGRKLYEFAVVNVPHVVKMAIDKAGLTIDDIKTVFIHQANGKMDNAIMKRLFKLYDKDAVPENLVPMTISWLGNSSVATIPTLLDLVLKEKVAGYKVKAGEYAVFASVGAGMHINAFVYRF, encoded by the coding sequence ATGGGTAATAAAAAGCATATATCTTCAGTAATTGCAGGCACAGGAAGTTACATTCCTGAGAAAATTGTTTCAGGAGATTCCTTCCTAAACTCTACTTTTTACGAAAACGGACTCATCATTGAGAAAGACAACGCAGATATTATCAGTAAATTCTCTGAAATTACCGAAATTATAGAGCGTCGTTATATCGATGATAATCTGCTCAACAGCAATATCGCTGCCATTGCCGCACAAAGGGCTCTGGATGATGCGAAAATCGATAAAGAAACCTTAGATCACATCATTGTATGTCATAATTTCGGAGATATTCATCATGGAAGTAACCGGATGGATATTCTGCCTTCTCTTGCAGCTAAAGTTAAGCAACAATTAGATATTGTGAATCCTGACTGTGTTTCTTATGATATTATATTTGGATGTCCGGGATGGGTACAAGGTACCATACAAGCCAATTACCTGATTCAAAGCGGAGACGCCAAACGTGTTCTGGTCATTGGTTCAGAAACACTTTCCAGAATCATTGACCCGCATGACCGTGATAGTATGATCTTTTCGGACGGGGCAGGAGCAGTAGTTTTTGAAGGGGTTGAAAATGAAGAGCCAATTGGTATTATTGCCCATAAAACACAAACATTCGCTGGTAACTTTGCTTCGCTTTTATACATGGCTAAAAGCTGTAATCCAGGCGCTACAGATGGCAATACTTACATGAAAATGAATGGACGCAAGCTCTATGAATTTGCGGTTGTAAACGTTCCTCATGTCGTAAAAATGGCTATTGATAAAGCAGGATTAACTATAGACGATATCAAAACCGTATTTATTCATCAGGCAAACGGCAAAATGGATAATGCGATTATGAAAAGATTATTCAAATTATACGATAAGGATGCTGTTCCCGAAAACCTGGTCCCGATGACAATTTCATGGCTGGGTAACAGCTCTGTTGCAACTATACCTACCTTACTGGATCTTGTGCTGAAGGAAAAAGTAGCAGGTTATAAAGTAAAAGCAGGTGAATATGCAGTATTTGCTTCTGTTGGTGCAGGAATGCATATTAATGCTTTTGTATACCGGTTTTAA
- a CDS encoding lactate utilization protein C, whose amino-acid sequence MQENISSKELMLKKIRKALLEKRDNPYPNLEETPLYKPNTEIPEILFAEQLTAVSGNFIYCQDGVEFIENILELAEKFKWRKIYCWETELQKLLSTYEFPFYKTDKDFEMAEVGITMCEALIARNGSILLSNQNEAGRRLSIFPHHHIVIARTGQMVMDLKDGFQLIKNKYGSQLPSMISTVTGPSRTADIEKTLVLGAHGPKELFVFLIDDFS is encoded by the coding sequence ATGCAAGAGAATATTTCCTCCAAGGAGTTAATGCTAAAAAAGATAAGGAAAGCTCTGCTTGAAAAAAGAGATAATCCTTATCCGAATTTAGAAGAAACCCCGCTTTACAAGCCCAACACAGAGATTCCGGAAATTTTATTTGCCGAGCAGTTAACCGCTGTATCCGGCAATTTTATTTATTGCCAGGACGGTGTTGAATTCATCGAAAACATTCTTGAGCTGGCTGAAAAGTTCAAATGGAGAAAAATATATTGCTGGGAAACCGAACTTCAGAAATTACTTTCCACTTATGAATTCCCTTTTTACAAGACTGACAAAGACTTTGAAATGGCCGAGGTGGGAATTACTATGTGCGAAGCTTTAATTGCCAGAAATGGCTCTATATTGCTGAGTAATCAAAATGAAGCAGGCAGAAGGCTAAGTATTTTTCCGCATCACCATATTGTCATTGCAAGAACAGGCCAGATGGTAATGGATCTTAAAGATGGATTTCAACTGATCAAAAATAAATACGGCTCACAGCTGCCATCCATGATCAGTACGGTCACCGGACCAAGCAGAACTGCCGATATTGAGAAAACACTTGTCCTTGGTGCCCATGGCCCTAAAGAATTATTTGTTTTTTTAATTGATGATTTCTCTTAA
- the ftsH gene encoding ATP-dependent zinc metalloprotease FtsH, whose translation MKEKENTKPKLIKRIPNIPKKPQKGSNFNIFWVYAAIILGLVLVSVLFTNDTNKTITYREFETNMLAPGDVQKIIAYKYEDLVRADVFIKPDRLNQEKYKKYQTKSNFGSTGGPTVSFTAGSMDALDKQLSESQKTVPVESQILAEKETRQSTFNSWFFTVIIPVLLFIGFWIFIMRKMGGGAGGGGGQIFNIGKSKATLFDKESQVNVTFNDVAGLEEAKQEVMEIVDFLKNPKKYTNLGGKIPKGALLVGSPGTGKTLLAKAVAGEAQVPFFSLSGSDFVEMFVGVGASRVRDLFKQAKDKAPCIIFIDEVDAIGRARGKNSMMGGNDERENTLNQLLVEMDGFGTDSGIIILAATNRPDVLDSALLRPGRFDRQISIDKPDLVGREQIFKVHLKPIKTDVVVDAKKLSAQTPGFAGAEIANVCNEAALIAARRNKESVDMQDFQDAIDRVIGGLEKKNKIISPEEKRIVAYHEAGHAIAGWYLEHADPLVKVSIVPRGVAALGYAQYLPKEQFLYTTEQLTDGMCMTMGGRVAEDLVFGKISTGAQNDLERITKLSYAMVTIYGMNSTIGNVSFHDPQNEYNFNKPYSEKTSELIDIEVRKLINEVYVRTMQLLIDKRDGLEKLAEKLLEKEILFQADLEEILGKRPFDNRTTYDEFVNGTGDQKPAAEGLLHEGVGETTDPSAPLVSPLNSES comes from the coding sequence ATGAAAGAGAAAGAAAATACTAAGCCCAAATTAATTAAGAGAATACCGAACATTCCCAAAAAACCTCAAAAGGGTTCAAATTTCAATATATTCTGGGTTTATGCTGCTATCATTTTAGGCCTTGTCCTGGTTTCCGTTTTGTTTACCAATGATACCAATAAAACAATCACTTACAGGGAATTTGAAACGAACATGCTTGCTCCGGGAGATGTTCAGAAAATTATAGCTTACAAATATGAAGACCTGGTCAGGGCTGATGTATTTATTAAACCAGACCGTCTTAATCAGGAGAAGTATAAAAAATATCAGACTAAGAGCAATTTTGGTTCAACCGGAGGTCCTACAGTATCATTTACCGCAGGATCAATGGATGCACTGGATAAGCAATTGTCTGAGTCACAAAAAACTGTTCCGGTTGAAAGCCAGATTTTAGCAGAAAAAGAAACCAGACAAAGTACTTTCAATTCATGGTTTTTCACAGTAATTATTCCTGTGTTGTTATTTATTGGATTCTGGATCTTTATTATGCGTAAAATGGGTGGTGGCGCAGGCGGCGGCGGCGGACAGATTTTCAATATCGGAAAATCCAAAGCGACTCTATTTGATAAAGAAAGCCAGGTAAACGTAACATTTAATGATGTTGCAGGTCTGGAAGAAGCTAAACAAGAGGTTATGGAGATTGTAGATTTCCTTAAAAACCCTAAAAAATATACAAATCTGGGTGGTAAAATACCAAAAGGGGCGCTACTTGTAGGTTCTCCTGGTACTGGTAAAACTTTATTGGCGAAAGCTGTTGCTGGTGAAGCACAGGTTCCGTTCTTCTCACTTTCAGGTTCTGATTTCGTGGAAATGTTTGTTGGAGTAGGTGCATCACGTGTACGTGACTTGTTTAAACAAGCTAAAGATAAAGCTCCATGTATCATTTTTATTGATGAGGTTGACGCAATCGGGCGCGCCCGTGGTAAAAACAGCATGATGGGTGGTAATGATGAGCGTGAAAACACTTTGAACCAGTTACTGGTAGAAATGGATGGATTTGGTACAGATTCAGGAATTATTATTCTTGCTGCAACTAACCGTCCTGATGTATTAGACAGCGCTTTACTTCGTCCTGGAAGATTTGACAGACAAATTTCTATCGATAAACCAGATTTAGTAGGCAGAGAGCAAATCTTTAAAGTCCACTTAAAACCTATCAAAACTGATGTGGTTGTGGATGCTAAAAAACTTTCTGCACAAACTCCTGGTTTTGCAGGTGCTGAAATTGCAAACGTTTGTAATGAAGCAGCGCTGATTGCTGCTAGAAGAAATAAGGAATCTGTAGATATGCAGGATTTCCAGGATGCAATCGACCGTGTGATTGGCGGTTTAGAGAAGAAAAATAAAATCATCTCTCCCGAAGAGAAACGTATAGTTGCTTATCATGAGGCCGGACACGCTATTGCAGGTTGGTACCTTGAACATGCAGATCCATTGGTAAAAGTATCTATTGTACCGCGGGGTGTTGCTGCTTTAGGCTACGCACAATACCTGCCGAAAGAGCAGTTCCTTTACACTACAGAGCAGCTTACAGATGGTATGTGTATGACTATGGGTGGCCGTGTTGCTGAAGACCTTGTTTTTGGTAAAATATCTACAGGCGCACAGAATGACCTGGAACGAATTACAAAATTGTCTTATGCCATGGTAACTATTTATGGAATGAACAGTACGATCGGTAATGTTTCTTTCCATGATCCTCAAAATGAGTATAACTTCAATAAACCTTACTCAGAAAAAACTTCTGAATTAATTGATATTGAAGTACGTAAACTCATCAATGAGGTTTATGTCAGAACAATGCAGTTATTAATTGATAAAAGAGACGGCTTAGAGAAACTTGCAGAAAAACTATTGGAGAAAGAAATTCTTTTCCAGGCAGATCTGGAAGAAATCTTAGGCAAACGTCCTTTTGATAACCGTACTACTTATGATGAATTCGTGAATGGCACAGGTGATCAAAAACCTGCTGCTGAAGGCTTACTTCATGAAGGTGTAGGAGAAACAACAGATCCGTCTGCTCCTTTAGTATCGCCTTTAAATTCTGAATCTTAA
- the rsfS gene encoding ribosome silencing factor, producing the protein MVKKKLVNLSTYLSEIAVQGMQEKKGHDIVRLDLRELNSSVSDYFIVCNADSSTQVKAIADSVEDEIYKNTEATPWRKEGLENAEWIILDYFDVVVHIFKTEKRDFYGIEDLWGDAQTTSYQSA; encoded by the coding sequence ATGGTAAAAAAGAAATTAGTAAACCTTTCTACCTACCTTTCAGAAATAGCCGTTCAAGGCATGCAGGAAAAAAAGGGCCACGATATAGTCCGTCTGGACTTAAGAGAATTAAATAGCTCTGTATCAGATTATTTTATAGTTTGCAACGCAGACTCGTCGACACAAGTGAAAGCTATCGCAGATAGTGTAGAAGACGAAATTTACAAAAACACAGAAGCCACACCGTGGAGAAAAGAAGGATTAGAAAACGCAGAATGGATAATCCTGGATTATTTTGATGTTGTTGTTCATATCTTCAAAACTGAAAAAAGAGATTTTTATGGGATCGAAGATTTATGGGGCGACGCACAAACAACTTCTTATCAAAGCGCATAA
- a CDS encoding biotin--[acetyl-CoA-carboxylase] ligase, with the protein MVSNSEPLPEGTVIMAENQYEGRGQVGSKWHAEPGKNLTFSILLRPSFIQLREQFNLNMTISIAIQKALESIIGTGLSVKWPNDIYFGHQKIGGMLVENIVAGSHIKACIVGIGINVNQEVFETELQQRAGSIYQILHRHVDLVTLLAEICSHIEAGYLKLKAGNYSNLRNEYLNYLYQFNVKANYRQNGEIIEGKIVDVGENGMLSLETIDGLKMYNFKEIEFIKPS; encoded by the coding sequence ATGGTGTCAAATTCCGAGCCATTACCCGAAGGAACTGTTATTATGGCAGAGAATCAATATGAAGGCCGTGGCCAGGTAGGGAGTAAATGGCATGCTGAGCCAGGTAAAAACCTCACTTTTAGTATTCTTCTGCGACCATCGTTTATACAGCTCAGGGAGCAATTTAACTTGAATATGACTATCAGTATTGCAATTCAGAAAGCACTGGAAAGTATTATTGGTACAGGTTTATCGGTTAAATGGCCTAATGATATCTATTTTGGACATCAAAAGATAGGCGGGATGTTAGTAGAGAATATCGTAGCTGGAAGCCATATAAAGGCTTGTATTGTAGGAATCGGAATCAATGTAAATCAGGAAGTTTTTGAAACAGAGTTACAGCAGCGTGCGGGTTCAATCTATCAAATTTTACACCGGCATGTTGATTTAGTAACGCTTTTAGCAGAAATTTGCAGTCATATAGAGGCTGGATATTTAAAACTCAAAGCAGGGAACTACAGCAATCTGCGGAATGAATACCTGAATTATCTTTATCAATTTAACGTAAAAGCCAATTACAGACAAAATGGCGAGATAATTGAAGGGAAAATTGTAGATGTAGGCGAAAATGGAATGTTAAGTTTAGAAACCATTGACGGACTAAAGATGTATAACTTTAAAGAGATTGAGTTTATTAAACCATCCTAA
- a CDS encoding protein-disulfide reductase DsbD domain-containing protein: protein MKRITLVFALLFFTVLGASAQIENPVTWSYAQKKISKTEAIVYLKATIQDGWHIYSQTVKPGGPVKTTIKFNPSKDFTKVGTTAEPKALSKFEKVFDMNVGYFENQVVFQQKIKLNKPATVVTGTIEFMVCDATKCLPPDEVKFSVQVK from the coding sequence ATGAAAAGAATAACCTTAGTATTTGCCTTATTGTTTTTTACGGTTCTTGGAGCTTCTGCTCAGATCGAGAATCCTGTAACCTGGTCTTATGCACAAAAAAAGATCAGTAAAACAGAAGCCATTGTTTATCTTAAAGCAACTATTCAGGATGGATGGCACATCTATTCTCAAACAGTGAAGCCAGGAGGTCCTGTTAAAACAACGATTAAGTTTAATCCGTCAAAAGATTTTACTAAAGTGGGAACTACCGCAGAACCTAAAGCCCTTTCTAAATTTGAGAAGGTTTTTGATATGAATGTTGGCTATTTTGAGAATCAGGTTGTATTTCAGCAAAAAATTAAATTAAACAAACCAGCAACAGTTGTAACTGGTACCATAGAATTTATGGTATGTGATGCTACGAAATGTCTTCCTCCTGATGAAGTGAAGTTTTCTGTACAGGTCAAATAG
- a CDS encoding protein-disulfide reductase DsbD family protein translates to MKKLILMLGLVLTMLLMHSSQSFAFIQSHDSTVVSDDIQFTEIGSAADSASNAIVKDSVKKDTVKAAAIVKPAQKIQQTEQEKTLWQTFIQGLIGGFIAFLMPCIFPMVPLTVSFFTKKAGSRKKGIGQAVIYGLSIIVIYVAFGLLITLLFGSAKLNELSSSGWFNFTFFILLIVFAISFFGAFEITLPSSFVNKIDQKADDTKGLGGIFFMAASLALVSFSCTGPIIGTLLVQASSKGEILAPAIGMFGFALALALPFTLSAIFPGFLSSMPKSGGWLNSVKVCLGFLELALALKFLSAADLVWHWEWFDREIFLVLWIVIFFLMGIYILGKIKFSHDSDVPYVSVPRLFFAILSFSFAMYLVPGLWGAPVNILSGIAPPLNTQDFILGGNNGGSSQGTSDFPAVVKYNDVLHPPHGFNAFFDLDEGLAYAKKVNKPVLIDFTGHACVNCRKMEDKVWIDPQVGHLIKDEYVLIQLYVDERSVKMPPEKVHYSKILRTTTDDLGRWNGDFQATTYNSNSQPFYVLGGHDLVPLVAPQGAIFDAKEYAAYLQSGLDKFKASKK, encoded by the coding sequence ATGAAAAAGTTAATTTTAATGCTTGGCTTGGTGCTTACAATGCTTTTAATGCATTCCAGCCAGAGTTTTGCTTTCATACAAAGCCATGATTCTACTGTGGTAAGCGATGATATCCAGTTTACCGAAATTGGATCTGCGGCAGACAGTGCTTCAAATGCTATCGTTAAAGATAGTGTTAAAAAGGACACTGTAAAAGCTGCTGCTATAGTTAAACCGGCGCAGAAAATACAACAAACAGAACAGGAGAAAACATTGTGGCAAACCTTTATTCAAGGGTTAATCGGCGGTTTTATTGCCTTCTTAATGCCTTGTATCTTCCCAATGGTGCCGCTTACAGTTAGTTTTTTTACTAAAAAAGCCGGCAGCAGAAAAAAGGGAATTGGACAGGCGGTAATTTATGGCCTTTCTATTATTGTCATTTATGTGGCCTTCGGGTTATTGATCACCTTGCTTTTTGGTTCCGCCAAATTAAATGAATTGAGTAGCAGCGGATGGTTTAACTTTACTTTCTTTATTCTGCTGATAGTTTTTGCAATCTCGTTTTTCGGTGCTTTTGAAATTACGTTACCAAGTTCTTTTGTGAATAAAATTGATCAGAAAGCGGATGACACTAAAGGTTTAGGAGGAATATTTTTTATGGCGGCTTCTTTGGCGCTTGTTTCATTCTCCTGCACAGGTCCTATTATTGGAACATTGTTAGTACAGGCGAGTTCAAAGGGTGAAATTCTTGCTCCTGCAATAGGAATGTTTGGGTTCGCATTGGCTCTGGCACTACCTTTTACCTTATCAGCTATATTCCCTGGTTTCTTAAGCAGTATGCCTAAATCGGGTGGCTGGTTAAACAGTGTAAAAGTTTGTCTTGGATTCCTTGAGCTTGCACTGGCCTTAAAATTCTTGTCTGCAGCAGACCTGGTTTGGCACTGGGAGTGGTTTGACAGAGAGATATTCCTGGTTTTATGGATTGTAATTTTCTTCCTGATGGGTATTTATATTCTTGGAAAGATTAAGTTTTCACATGACAGTGATGTCCCTTATGTTTCTGTTCCAAGATTGTTTTTCGCTATCCTCTCTTTCTCTTTTGCGATGTACCTTGTTCCTGGTCTCTGGGGAGCACCGGTTAATATTTTAAGTGGAATAGCACCTCCTTTAAATACACAGGATTTTATTCTGGGTGGAAATAATGGCGGAAGCTCGCAGGGAACGTCTGATTTTCCGGCGGTAGTTAAATATAATGATGTATTACATCCTCCGCATGGTTTTAATGCATTCTTCGATCTGGATGAAGGCCTGGCCTATGCAAAAAAAGTAAATAAGCCAGTACTCATAGATTTTACGGGACATGCTTGTGTAAACTGCCGGAAAATGGAAGATAAAGTATGGATAGATCCGCAGGTGGGTCATTTAATTAAAGATGAATATGTTCTTATACAATTATATGTAGATGAGCGGTCTGTAAAAATGCCGCCGGAAAAAGTACATTACTCTAAAATTTTAAGGACTACCACAGATGATCTGGGGCGTTGGAACGGTGATTTCCAGGCAACAACCTATAATTCTAATTCACAGCCTTTTTATGTCCTTGGCGGACATGACCTGGTTCCTTTAGTTGCCCCGCAGGGAGCAATTTTTGACGCGAAAGAATATGCCGCTTATTTGCAAAGCGGACTCGATAAATTTAAAGCATCCAAGAAATAA